The nucleotide sequence AGCATGGTGCTTATCTAGGAGGTGAAAGTTCTCTGTGGGGGTTGCAGTGCCTACCACTAGCTGAAGGCAAGGGTGTTCATCGCGAGGTGGAATCTGAAGGAAGCCGGAGGCAAAATCCCGAGCCAAGGAACACGAACTGAATATGAGGCTGTTTCAGGTGGCTGAGTTTGCAATACAGAACGAAGTCCAACACTGTACGGAGCCTGAGGCGGTAAATTCAGTGGCTACATGGGAGGAAAGATAAGCATCTTACCTCGGGAGGTCTCTACAGCGTACGAGGCTGCAATATCGCTTATGACGACGTAGTAACAACGAATGTAGAGAAGTCAGCAGAGGTCACAGTACCATCGCTTGTACTAGTGGAGAGATGGGAAGGACTGAACCGGAATGGAGGACCGGAAAATGGAAGTACCCAAACAGAACGTAAAAGACAGCCAACTTCAACTCGAAGGACTGTTTTCTGAGGATAGCCCGGAAGGCGAAGGTAGGAAAACAGCGTCTGTGTCTGTGAGGAAGAACCCAGAGGAAGGAAATCAACCAACGATCACTAGTGAAGAAGAGAGTCTCCTGACAAAGACACTGGACCACATTGTCAGTCTCCAGAATATGCGGACAGCATTCATGAAGGTTGCGGGCAAGAAAGGAGCAGGCGGGGTAGATGGGATGAAGACTGAGGAACTCACTCAGTACCTCCAGAACAACTACAGCATGGTACGCCAGAGTCTATTGGAAGGGACGTACAAGCCACAGCCGGTACGGAGGGTGGAAATACCTAAAGATAACGGCAAGACAAGGGACCTTGGAATTCCGACTGTCATAGACAGGGGAATCCAGATGGCAATCGTGCAGGTACTCACAAGGATCTATGAACCGAAATTCAGTGAATCGAGTTTTGGTTTCAGACCCGGAAGGAGTGCACACGATGCATTGGAAAAGTGTATCGAGCATGCCCGTGAAGGATACGTATGGGTGGTGGATATGGACTTGGAGAAATTCTTTGACACCGTTCCCCAGAGCAGATTACTGCAACTGGTGAGCGAGACGATTAAGGATGGACGAGTCATATCTCTGCTGTACAAATACCTGAAAGGCGGAGTCATGGTCGATGGCATCAGACAGGAAACGACCATCGGAGTACCTCAGGGTGGACCGTTGTCACCACTGTTGAGCAACATCATGCTGAACGAAAGTGACAGGGAACTTGAAAAGCGAGGTCATCGTTTCGTTCGGTATGCGGATGATATGATGATACTGTGTAAGAGTGAAAGGGCCGCATTAAGGGTGATGGAGAGTACCACGAAATTTCTTGAGAAGAAACTGAAGCTGAAAGTGAACAGGGAAAAGACCGTCGTTCGTAGAATTACCAACGACATAAAATTCCTTGGCTACGGATTCTACAGTAGTGGAGAGGTGAAACTGAAAGTCCATCCTCAAAGCTGGAAGAAACTGAGAACGAAACTGAAAGAGATTCTGAACAAGAACAACGGGTGGTCGTACGAATTCAGGAAGATGCGACTTGCATACCTTGTGAGAGGATGGGTGAACTATTTCCGACTGGCAAACGCTAAGCAGAGACTGTTACAGCTTGATGAATGGATTAGACACAAGATTCGGGCAGTGATTCTCAAAGCGAATTGGAGAGTACGGTCAAGATACCGGCTTTTCAGACAACAGGGCGTAAAACATGAGGAAGCACTCAGTGTAGCCAATGCGAGGCAAGGAACCTGGGCCCTGTCTGGATATTGGAAAGTGTCACGGTGGTTAAGTGTGGATGTGCTACGAGCACACGGATATCTCTTTTTCAGTGATATGTATGGGAAATTACACCGAGTGATGTAAGTAATTTCGGAACCGCCCGGTACGGAACCGTATGCCGGGTGGTGTGGAAGGACGGAAGCTAGGGGGTGTTCCCTAGCTCCTCCTATCCGATTATAATAACGATGGCTTTACAGCTTTTTCAAGGTAAAATTTGCTACACAATGTCCCATATCTCCATATTTTTCTGCAAATGGGCATACAGCAATAAGGATTTCAGAATCATAGATATGATTAAGATCAGTTGATTGAATAGCCGTTCGTTCGCCATTATAGATATCGATCCATTCACCTTCTACTGTATACTCTTTGGAATCTACAAGGACGCCGAACCTTCCCCGTTTATCCGTGAGCAAAAGGAACTTCGGTTCATTGATATGTTGGGCACAAGCAATGATAGTCCTGATCATCGTGTTGGTTTCAGGTACTGCTGTATAGTTCCACCAGTCAAAGGAGTCAAAGAATCGCGAAAGGAATGCAAATCCAGCATATCCAAGAGGCGTATCATCAGGACGAATGACATCCCATGCCGTGAAAGTATAATAATAGCACACTGGAGAACCTGCGATAGCCAGTTCCCAGCTAGCAAGAATATTCTGTTTATGGCTATGTGCTTCCTGGAATGTTTTATCCTCGATATCCTTACCGCTTTCATAGGTGTACTCAGAGGTAAAAACAGGCTTATTGTTCTTTTCTATCTCGCGAAGTGTTTTTGTATAAATATCGTGATGTACTTGCATTGTATAAAAATCCAATAGAGTGTCAAATGAACGATCGTATTGGATGAGTTTGTCATCATGTACCGTTAAGAGCCTTTTATAGGAATCTTCCTCCCTGATAAGCTCTAGCATCTTTCGAATATGTCCTTTGTCAATTCTTAAATAAGCTTCTTTGCAATAATCCCATACAATATTGGGATATGCTTGGTATCTACGAACCAGATAAGAAATATATTCTGTTTCTTCAGCCGAACCTGCTCTAGGATAGGCATTACACTTATTCCAAACAAATAAATAGAGATGAGCTGTAATATCCAATTCATACATGAAATTCAACAGACCATCGAACTGTTCATAGAACGCTGGGTTCGTGATTGAAAAATCAGGATCATCATTGCTTCCTCCCCAATTATAAATTGGTGGCGGTACCAACCTTCCCGGGGTCTTGGGGTCCGTCCAGAAGCATTCATGTGCATATACGTTCATTGCGATTGTATTGAAGCGATATTCCTTGATTTTCAGCAAGAAATCCCTGGCCTTCTTTTCATCTGACATCCAAAGGGCGAATAGCCAGTTGCATTCATACATGCTTATAAAATAAGGCTTTGTGTTTTTGGTGAAAATCGGTCGTACCTGAGAAGAGGTGACTTCTATGGGGTATCTGGTACCGGATGAGACCTCACAGGTTAAGGTTCCCTCCTCAATTGGCAGTTCGCTCCATTTCGCTGTAATTACGTATTGCCAATCCCCCTGTAGATGAAGTGAGTATCGAACCATCCCCTGATTCGCTTGTATGATGAACCCTTTCACAGAAAGTTTCGTATTTGTTGAACCATGTTTTAGTTCAATTGCGAATTGTCTCGATTGTGAATCAATGTTTGTGGGAATAGTGACAGGGATATCATATGGTTTGTTCAGTGTTACAATTGTATGCATGAGAGACCTCCAATTAGAATTGATTTGGTAATAGCAGGACTATATCCGGGATGTATGTGATTAGGAATAAAACGATGAGCATCACAGCAACCATCGGAAGTATTTCCTTAATGACCTTAAGTAACGATACTCCAGAAATTGCCGATATAACGAAAAGCAAGCCCCCATAAGGAGGAGTGGAAAGACCAATCATGATATTCAGAACAATCACAACTCCAAGATGGACCAGGTCGATTCCTAAGGATTGAGCTGTAGGAATGATGATCGGAACGAAAACCACAACTACTACAATTGCATTGCAAAAACAACCCAGAATCAAAAATGCAATATTTATGACGAACAGGAAAAGATACTTATTGGTTGTAAAATCGAGCAAAAGCTGTGATACAAGAAATGGTATCTTCTCGTAGGTGATTATATAGGAGAATGGGAATGCAGCTCCCAGCAATAGCGCTGTGATTCCTGTCATCTTTGCAGAATTTATGAGGATTTTCCTCAATTCACCCCAACCCAATGATTTATAGAGGAAAATCGACACAAACAAGGCCCACACACCAGCTAGTGCACCTGCTTCAGTTGCGGTAACAATTCCCGTATAAATTCCAGTCAGGAGAATAACAGGCACAAGCAACGCTGGAAGACTTCTTACTGTCAGGGACAGCCATCCAAGCAACGTAATCTCGATTCTTTCACTCGGATAATTTCTTTTTTTGGCAATAAATGCCACATATGCCATCAATGCAACAGCTAATAGCAATCCCGGTAATATACCACCAAGAAACAAGGATCCAACTGAGACACCGGCTGTAGTGGCATATAGGACCATTGGGATGCTTGGTGGAAAGATTGGTCCTATCGTTGCAGAAGCTGCGGTTATAGCACAGGAAAACCCATCATCATACCCGCTTTCACGCATGGTCTCTATTTCCATCATGCCTAATCCGGCAACATCCGCATTAGCTGCTCCTGTCATTCCTGAGAAGATAAGGGAAGCAAGGACGTTCACATGCCCAAGTCCTCCTTTCCATCTTCCTACAATTGTCTGTGCCCAGTAGAAGAGTTTCTCTGTAACTTTGCCGCTGTTCATGATATTTGCAGAGAAGATGAACATTGGAATGGCAATCATCACATATTGTACATAGATCTGTGAGCTAAATAGATTCGCAACCAAGTCAACCGAAGCAGCATTGCCCGGTTTCAAGATAAAATAGGCGATTGACGCTACCATCATTCCTATACCAATCGGCAGTTTAATGACGAAGCCGACAACAAATAAGATTATGAAAACAGTTAATGGTAAATTCATTTTTATACCGTCCGTTGACTTATAGAAACAAGTCGATTGATGCTTACAATCAATTTTCTCGAATATTGGTAGATCATGCTAATAAGAAAATAGAGATACACAGAGAAGATCATGCCTTTCCTCAATGGAAGGGAATCAGATATTTCATAGTTCATGAAGATGATGTAATCCAAGGA is from uncultured Sphaerochaeta sp. and encodes:
- the ltrA gene encoding group II intron reverse transcriptase/maturase, with protein sequence MEVPKQNVKDSQLQLEGLFSEDSPEGEGRKTASVSVRKNPEEGNQPTITSEEESLLTKTLDHIVSLQNMRTAFMKVAGKKGAGGVDGMKTEELTQYLQNNYSMVRQSLLEGTYKPQPVRRVEIPKDNGKTRDLGIPTVIDRGIQMAIVQVLTRIYEPKFSESSFGFRPGRSAHDALEKCIEHAREGYVWVVDMDLEKFFDTVPQSRLLQLVSETIKDGRVISLLYKYLKGGVMVDGIRQETTIGVPQGGPLSPLLSNIMLNESDRELEKRGHRFVRYADDMMILCKSERAALRVMESTTKFLEKKLKLKVNREKTVVRRITNDIKFLGYGFYSSGEVKLKVHPQSWKKLRTKLKEILNKNNGWSYEFRKMRLAYLVRGWVNYFRLANAKQRLLQLDEWIRHKIRAVILKANWRVRSRYRLFRQQGVKHEEALSVANARQGTWALSGYWKVSRWLSVDVLRAHGYLFFSDMYGKLHRVM
- a CDS encoding DUF4038 domain-containing protein; amino-acid sequence: MHTIVTLNKPYDIPVTIPTNIDSQSRQFAIELKHGSTNTKLSVKGFIIQANQGMVRYSLHLQGDWQYVITAKWSELPIEEGTLTCEVSSGTRYPIEVTSSQVRPIFTKNTKPYFISMYECNWLFALWMSDEKKARDFLLKIKEYRFNTIAMNVYAHECFWTDPKTPGRLVPPPIYNWGGSNDDPDFSITNPAFYEQFDGLLNFMYELDITAHLYLFVWNKCNAYPRAGSAEETEYISYLVRRYQAYPNIVWDYCKEAYLRIDKGHIRKMLELIREEDSYKRLLTVHDDKLIQYDRSFDTLLDFYTMQVHHDIYTKTLREIEKNNKPVFTSEYTYESGKDIEDKTFQEAHSHKQNILASWELAIAGSPVCYYYTFTAWDVIRPDDTPLGYAGFAFLSRFFDSFDWWNYTAVPETNTMIRTIIACAQHINEPKFLLLTDKRGRFGVLVDSKEYTVEGEWIDIYNGERTAIQSTDLNHIYDSEILIAVCPFAEKYGDMGHCVANFTLKKL
- a CDS encoding TRAP transporter large permease, giving the protein MNLPLTVFIILFVVGFVIKLPIGIGMMVASIAYFILKPGNAASVDLVANLFSSQIYVQYVMIAIPMFIFSANIMNSGKVTEKLFYWAQTIVGRWKGGLGHVNVLASLIFSGMTGAANADVAGLGMMEIETMRESGYDDGFSCAITAASATIGPIFPPSIPMVLYATTAGVSVGSLFLGGILPGLLLAVALMAYVAFIAKKRNYPSERIEITLLGWLSLTVRSLPALLVPVILLTGIYTGIVTATEAGALAGVWALFVSIFLYKSLGWGELRKILINSAKMTGITALLLGAAFPFSYIITYEKIPFLVSQLLLDFTTNKYLFLFVINIAFLILGCFCNAIVVVVVFVPIIIPTAQSLGIDLVHLGVVIVLNIMIGLSTPPYGGLLFVISAISGVSLLKVIKEILPMVAVMLIVLFLITYIPDIVLLLPNQF